The Mangifera indica cultivar Alphonso chromosome 8, CATAS_Mindica_2.1, whole genome shotgun sequence genome has a window encoding:
- the LOC123223810 gene encoding alpha,alpha-trehalose-phosphate synthase [UDP-forming] 5 — MVSRSYSNLLDLASGDSLTFNREKKRLPRVATVAGVLSELDDDNNNSVGSDAPSSDSLERRIIVGNQLPLRMHRSSDGSGNWNFSWDEDSLLLQLKDGLGEDVEVIYVGCLKEQIEMSKQDDVSQTLLENFKCVPAFIPSELFSKFYHGFCKQHLWPLFHYMLPLSPDLGGRFDRSLWQAYLSVNKIFADKVMEVISPDDDFVWVHDYHLMVLPTFLRKRFNRVKLGFFLHSPFPSSEIYRTLPVRDELLRALLNSDLIGFHTFDYARHFLSCCSRMLGISYQSKRGYIGLEYYGRTVSIKILPVGIHIGQLQSVLNLPETQAKVAELRDQFKDQTVMLGVDDMDIFKGISLKLLAMEHWLLNHRETQGKVVLVQIANPARGRGRDVQEVQAETHATVRRINEKFGLPGYEPVVLIDQPLQFYERIAYYVIAESCLVTAVRDGMNLIPYEYIICRQGNEKLDEVLGLDPLAAKDSMLVVSEFIGCSPSLSGAIRVNPWNIEAVSEAMESALSVSTAEKQLRHEKHYRYVSTHDVAYWARSFLQDLDRACKDHVRRRCWGIGFGLGFRVIALDPSFRKLSIEHIVSAYKRTKNRAILLDYDGTMMIPDSLSTTANAEAVAVLNNLCRDPNNVVFLVSGKDRRTLTSWFSSCERLGIAAEHGYFVRANQDAEWETCVSVPDFGWKQIAEPVMQLYTETTDGSAIETKESGLVWNYQYADPDFGSCQAKELLDHLESVLANEPVSVKSGQFIVEVKPQGVNKGLIAERLLAARQHNDMLPDFVLCIGDDRSDEEMFEVIMNARTGPSLSPVAEVFACTVGQKPSKAKYYLDDTSEILRMLQGLVEVSEQAACASQASQRPVIDRE; from the exons ATGGTTTCAAGGTCTTATTCAAACCTCTTAGATCTTGCTTCCGGCGATTCCCTGACTTTCAATCGTGAAAAGAAGAGGCTTCCTCGAGTGGCAACTGTTGCCGGGGTGTTGTCTGAGCTAGATGATGATAACAATAACAGTGTTGGCTCTGATGCCCCCTCATCTGACTCTCTAGAAAGGAGGATCATTGTAGGAAACCAGCTTCCCCTTAGGATGCATCGAAGTTCCGATGGCAGTGGTAATTGGAACTTTAGCTGGGATGAAGACTCACTTCTTTTGCAGTTAAAAGATGGCCTTGGTGAAGATGTAGAAGTTATCTATGTTGGTTGTCTTAAAGAGCAGATCGAAATGAGTAAGCAAGATGATGTGTCTCAAACTTTgcttgaaaatttcaaatgtgtTCCGGCATTTATACCTTCCGAGCTTTTTAGTAAATTCTATCATGGATTTTGCAAACAGCACCTCTGGCCTTTGTTTCACTACATGCTTCCTCTATCACCAGATCTAGGTGGCCGGTTTGATCGGTCCCTTTGGCAAGCTTATCTTTCTGTGAACAAGATATTTGCTGACAAAGTAATGGAAGTTATCAGCCCTGATGATGATTTTGTGTGGGTTCATGACTACCATTTGATGGTTTTGCCAACATTTCTAAGGAAGAGATTTAATAGGGTGAAGCTTGGATTTTTTCTTCATAGCCCATTTCCATCATCTGAAATTTATAGGACACTTCCTGTAAGAGATGAGCTTCTAAGAGCACTACTTAATTCAGACCTTATTGGGTTTCATACTTTTGATTATGCCAGGCATTTCCTCTCATGTTGTAGTAGAATGCTTGGTATTTCTTATCAATCCAAGCGAGGCTACATAGGCCTTGAGTATTATGGTCGCACTGTAAGCATTAAAATTCTACCAGTTGGAATTCACATTGGCCAGCTCCAATCTGTACTGAATCTTCCTGAGACGCAAGCTAAGGTAGCAGAGTTGCGAGATCAGTTTAAGGATCAAACCGTTATGCTTGGGGTTGATGACATGGACATATTTAAAGGAATCAGCTTGAAACTTTTGGCTATGGAACATTGGCTCCTAAACCATCGTGAGACACAGGGTAAAGttgttttggttcaaattgcAAACCCTGCTAGAGGTCGTGGAAGGGATGTACAAGAGGTCCAGGCTGAAACTCATGCCACAGTGAGAaggattaatgaaaaatttggaTTGCCAGGATATGAGCCAGTGGTTTTGATTGATCAGCCACTTCAGTTTTATGAACGCATTGCTTATTATGTTATTGCAGAGAGTTGCCTTGTAACAGCTGTGAGGGATGGAATGAATCTTATACCCTATGAATACATAATATGCCGTCAAGGAAATGAGAAACTAGATGAGGTTTTAGGACTAGACCCTTTAGCCGCAAAGGACAGCATGCTGGTGGTCTCTGAATTTATTGGATGCTCACCATCACTAAGTGGGGCCATTAGAGTTAACCCATGGAACATTGAAGCTGTGTCTGAAGCTATGGAATCTGCACTATCAGTCTCTACGGCGGAAAAACAGTTGCGGCATGAGAAGCACTATAGGTATGTGAGTACTCATGATGTTGCATATTGGGCTCGCAGCTTTTTGCAGGACCTTGATAGAGCTTGCAAAGATCATGTAAGGAGACGATGTTGGGGAAttggttttggtttaggatttCGAGTGATTGCTTTGGATCCAAGTTTCAGGAAGCTGTCAATTGAGCAtattgtttcagcatataagaGGACCAAAAATCGAGCAATTCTTTTGGATTATGATGGTACAATGATGATTCCAGATTCACTGAGCACTACTGCTAATGCTGAGGCTGTTGCAGTTTTGAACAACTTGTGCAGAGACCCCAACAATGTGGTCTTCCTCGTCAGCGGGAAAGACAGAAGGACTCTAACGTCATGGTTTTCTTCTTGTGAAAGGCTTGGAATCGCTGCTGAGCATGGTTATTTTGTGAG GGCAAATCAAGATGCAGAATGGGAAACTTGTGTATCAGTGCCAGATTTCGGCTGGAAGCAAATTGCTGAGCCAGTTATGCAATTGTACACTGAAACAACTGATGGTTCTGCCATTGAAACCAAAGAGAGTGGACTGGTTTGGAATTATCAATATGCAGATCCGGATTTTGGGTCATGCCAAGCTAAGGAGCTTTTGGATCACCTGGAAAGTGTTCTTGCCAATGAGCCTGTTTCTGTCAAAAGTGGCCAATTCATAGTAGAAGTTAAACCTCAG GGTGTCAACAAGGGTCTCATCGCTGAACGCCTACTTGCAGCCAGGCAACATAATGACATGCTTCCTGATTTTGTTCTGTGTATCGGGGATGACCGATCAGATGAAGAAATGTTTGAGGTGATAATGAATGCCCGCACAGGTCCGTCATTGTCTCCGGTTGCGGAAGTATTTGCTTGCACTGTTGGGCAGAAGCCCAGCAAAGCTAAGTATTACTTGGATGACACTTCTGAGATATTGAGAATGTTACAAGGCCTTGTGGAGGTTTCCGAACAGGCTGCCTGTGCATCCCAAGCTTCTCAAAGACCGGTTATTGACAGAGAATAA